The following proteins are co-located in the Gigantopelta aegis isolate Gae_Host chromosome 5, Gae_host_genome, whole genome shotgun sequence genome:
- the LOC121373816 gene encoding gamma-aminobutyric acid type B receptor subunit 2-like has product MKIGMFTSVNLFIMVVWSVIDPSRPKAILMHSRVNITVMNDSKPIALCIYIVILLSIVGLPVSLIQNDNNPNVSFSVISILIITGTTSTQCNIFFPKVDALLKFLRGEKTESKSSQQATSIPRVGTTMDSIHN; this is encoded by the exons ATGAAGATCGGTATGTTCACTTCCGTCAACCTCTTCATCATGGTCGTGTGGTCAGTGATCGATCCTAGCCGGCCAAAAGCAATACTCATGCATAGCCGT GTGAATATCACAGTAATGAACGACTCGAAACCGATCGCGCTGTGCATCTACATTGTAATCCTGCTGTCTATAGTGGGCCTGCCGGTGTCACTGATCCAGAATGATAACAATCCCAACGTCTCGTTCAGTGTCATCAGCATCCTCATCATTACTGGTACAACATCTAcgcaatgtaatatattttttccaaaG gTAGATGCATTACTCAAGTTTCTTAGAGGTGAGAAAACTGAAAGCAAATCAAGCCAACAGGCGACGTCAATTCCCCGAGTTGGTACAACTATGGATAGCATTCATAACTGA